The Herbiconiux sp. A18JL235 region CGCCAGCAGCTCCTCGATGCGCCGATAGCACTTCTCGCGGAACGCCTTGTCACCGACCGCGAGCACCTCGTCGACCAGGATGACCGGCTCCTCGAGCTGCGCGATGACGGAGAACGCGATGCGCACCCGCATGCCGCTCGAGAGATGCTTGTACGGAGTGTCGAGGAAGTCGCCGATCTCGGCGAAGGCGATGATGTCGTCGAAACGCGCATCGACCTCACGCTTCGTCATACCGTGCAGGCCCGCTGTGAGGTACACGTTCTCGCGCACCGAGAGGTCGTCGACGAAGCCGCCCGTGATCTCGATGAGCGGCGCCACCCCCTCGCGTACGGCAACCCGGCCCTCGTCGGGAAGCACCACCTCGGCCACGAGCTTCAGCAGGGTCGACTTGCCCTGGCCGTTGCGGCCGATCACCCCGATCGCCTCGCCGGGCTGCACCCTGAAGCTCACACCGCGCAACGCCCAGAACTCGTCGGGCCTCGCCCGCCGGCGGCTGCCGGCGAAGAGGTCTTTGAAGCTGCGCCGGGCACGGCGGTTGCGTTTGAAGCGGATTCCCGCATCCGTCACCTCGATCACCGCCGCCGCGCCCTGCTCGCTCATCTCAGATCTCCTTCAGCACGGCTCGCTCGGAGGAGCGGAAGACCAGGAGCCCGACGACCAGCAGCAGCACCGACATCGCTCCACCCACCCCCACCTGGTACCAGTCGAGCTGATCGGCGAAGAAGCCCGCGCGATACAGCGAGAAGATGCCGCTCAGCGGGTTGAAGGCGGCGAGCGGCTGCAGGGCCCCGGGCAGATCGTGGGTGCCGTAGATGATGGGGGAGGCGTAGAAGAGGAAGCGCAGGGCGAGTTTGACGGCCCGCTCGAGGTCGCGGAAGAACACCACGAGCGGTGCCACGATGAGGGCGACACCCGCGGTGAGCACGCCCTGGAGCACGATTGCGAGCGGGAACAGCAGCAGGTCGGGGCCGACGGATGCGCCGCCGACGATGGCGAAGACGGCGAGCACCGGGATGCTCGCCACGAACTCGATGCCCTTCGACAGCACCAGGCGGTTCACCCAGATGGTTCGGGGGATCTTCGTGGAACGGATGAGCTTCGCCTCGCGCAGGAACGCGCGCGTGGAGTCGGAGACCGCCCCGTTGAACCACATCCAGGGCAGCAGCGCGGTGAGCAGGAACACGATGTACGGTTCGGTGCCGACCG contains the following coding sequences:
- a CDS encoding ABC transporter ATP-binding protein, which produces MSEQGAAAVIEVTDAGIRFKRNRRARRSFKDLFAGSRRRARPDEFWALRGVSFRVQPGEAIGVIGRNGQGKSTLLKLVAEVVLPDEGRVAVREGVAPLIEITGGFVDDLSVRENVYLTAGLHGMTKREVDARFDDIIAFAEIGDFLDTPYKHLSSGMRVRIAFSVIAQLEEPVILVDEVLAVGDKAFREKCYRRIEELLAGGRTLFFVSHNERDLRRFCTRGLYLDGGRLVFDGPIDEALELYASTTGS
- a CDS encoding ABC transporter permease, with translation MVITPAVAPRGRRPTGWRAYGHSLWLLTRRDLRVRYSTSALGYLWSILDPLVMAGIYWFVFTQVFHRPVGTEPYIVFLLTALLPWMWFNGAVSDSTRAFLREAKLIRSTKIPRTIWVNRLVLSKGIEFVASIPVLAVFAIVGGASVGPDLLLFPLAIVLQGVLTAGVALIVAPLVVFFRDLERAVKLALRFLFYASPIIYGTHDLPGALQPLAAFNPLSGIFSLYRAGFFADQLDWYQVGVGGAMSVLLLVVGLLVFRSSERAVLKEI